The Armatimonadota bacterium nucleotide sequence TCCGCTCATGGGCTCACCTCAACTGTCCGGAGGCAGTAGGCGGCAGTGCAGCCGGGGACAGCGAGCGTCCCGGGCTCACCGACCGCGGGCGCCGGTAACCTCCCGCAGGACCGGCATCAGGTCCCGGGTGATCAGGCGCTTCTGCAGCGAGGCGTCGGCGCCCAGGGCCTGAGCAGCCCGGATGTACTCCTCCCGCTCCTCCGGCAGCAGGGCTACCAGCAGCATGCCGGGACGGAACTGCTTGGCGGCCACGCAGGCGGGCAGCCCGGCGGGGCCGGAGAGCCACGGGTCCACCAGGAGGATGTCTGGCTGCGCCTCCCGGATCAGGCGGACCGCCTCCTCCATGGTACCCACCGAGCCAACCACAAGGAAGCGGCTGTCTGCGGCCAGCACCTGGCCGATGACCTCGCGGGTCGCCGGATAGGCGTCCGCGATGATCACGCGCAGCACCGCAGATGCCGCAGGACGCGAGACCTCTTGTCCCGGGGAGAATGGTACGGACATCAGCACTCCTTCTGCTATGCGGGAGCGGGCGACGCCTGGCCCCGAGGCGAGGATGGTGTCTCCGGGAGGCCGCCTCCCGGAGGTCGCGCCCGCTCCCACGGTGAGCCTACTGCCCTGCCAGCATCATCACCATCCGACACCCGGCTGATTCGTCATCAGGTGCCCGCCCGAAGAGCCCGCTGGCGAGCTAGGGGGGAATCAGGCCCTTGCGCACCGCGTAGCGCACCAGGAGGCTGCGGTCGTGCAGGTCCAGCTTCTTCATGATGTGTGCGCGGTGCGTCTGCACGGTCTTCACGCTGATAACCAGCCGTTCGGCGATCTGCGCGTTGGTCAGCCCCTCGGCGATGAGCACCAGGATCTCCCGCTCCCGGTAGGTCAGGCCGCCGTAGCGCTCGCTGCCCTCCCCGGTGCGCAGACGCTCCAGGTAGTCCTGCACGATGCTCTGGGCCACCGCAGGATAGAGGAAGGTCTCTCCGCGGGCCGTGGCCCGCACCGCCTCCACCAGGTCGCTGGCCGCCGCCCGCTTGAGGACGTAGCCCGCCGCGCCCAGCCGCAGCAACTGAAAGAGGTAGGACTGCTCCTCGTGCATGGTCAGGATCAGCACCTCCACTCCGGGGAGCGCCTCCTTGATGGCCTGGGTCGCCTCCACCCCGGAGAGCTTGGGCATGCTGATGTCCATGACCACCACGTCGGGGTTCAGCCGGCGGGCCAGCTGGACCGCCTCCTCCCCATCCGCCGCCTCTCCCACCACCTCGAAATCGGGCTGCGCCTCCAGGATCATGCGGATCCCTTCCCGGACCACGGCATGGTCATCCGCCAGGAGGATCCGTACTTTGGTAGAGGTGGACTGGGGAGAGGTGGGCGGGACTGACCGGGACAT carries:
- a CDS encoding response regulator, producing the protein MSVPFSPGQEVSRPAASAVLRVIIADAYPATREVIGQVLAADSRFLVVGSVGTMEEAVRLIREAQPDILLVDPWLSGPAGLPACVAAKQFRPGMLLVALLPEEREEYIRAAQALGADASLQKRLITRDLMPVLREVTGARGR
- a CDS encoding response regulator transcription factor translates to MSRSVPPTSPQSTSTKVRILLADDHAVVREGIRMILEAQPDFEVVGEAADGEEAVQLARRLNPDVVVMDISMPKLSGVEATQAIKEALPGVEVLILTMHEEQSYLFQLLRLGAAGYVLKRAAASDLVEAVRATARGETFLYPAVAQSIVQDYLERLRTGEGSERYGGLTYREREILVLIAEGLTNAQIAERLVISVKTVQTHRAHIMKKLDLHDRSLLVRYAVRKGLIPP